Genomic DNA from Actinomycetota bacterium:
GCGCGGTGGGGACGCGTCGGCTACGCCGGCTCAGCGTTCGCGCCCGCGCCCGGCACCTACCAAGGTGTCGACGGCGGACGCGCTCGGCTGACAACCGTTCACGATTCCGGCCGTGCCCGATCGGTGAAGGCTCCGATCGCGAACCTCTACCCGTTGATCGCGGCCGCCCTCTACGAAGTGGCGTTCGCGAGCGAGGCGGGGCCGCTCGCCACCTGGCTCAACTAGTTGACGTTGACGCCGATGAGGCGTCCGACCGCGTAGGTTGCTCCGGCGGACATCGCGCCGATCAGCAGCATGCGTGCGCCGTTGCGCAGCGCCGACCTTCCCGTGAAAACAGATATCGCCGCTCCGACCCCGAGAAGCAGAGCCGCAGATAACCCAGCGGCAACCATCAGCGCCGCCGCACCCGAGCCGATGATGAACGGGATCACCGGGACGAACGCGCCGAGGGCGAACGCGGCGAACGACGATCCCGACGCGGTCCACGGTGAGACGAGATCCGACGGATCGATCCCCAGCTCCTCGCGCACCAGCGTGTCGAGCGCCGTTTCGGGCCGACTCATCAGCCTCGCGGCGAGCGCCTCAGCTTCGTCCCGGTCGACGCCCTTCGCGCGGTAGATGAGCGCGAGCTCCTCACGCTCCTCCTCCGGGAAATGCGTGAGCTCGTCGCGTTCCATCTGGATCTCGCGCTCGTAGAGCTCCCGCTGCGACTTGACCGAGATCCACTCCCCCGTCGCCATGGAGAACGCCCCGGCGACGAGCCCTGCGACACCGGCCAAGAGCACGAAGCGCGAATCACCCTGCGTCCCCCCGGCGACGCCCATCACCAAGGAGAGGTTCGACACGAGCCCGTCGTTGAACCCGAACACGCCTGCCCGCAACGCTCCCGCCGCGCCGACGCGGTGGCGGCCCTCGGCGCGGGCGATCCGGGCACCGGTCGGCCCTCCGACGAGTGCCGACACGGTCTTGCCGTGCGAACGTTCTTGTCGCGCCATCGAGTCCGGCGCCTCGGCGATGTCCTCGTACTTGGCGGCGTCGGCCGCCTCGAGGCGAAGCACCAGGGGCAGGATCGCGTCGGCGCCGAAACGACGTGCAAGCATCGAGAGAACGCGGACACGGAACGGGAGCCGGGGCCTTCGCGGCTCCGTCATCCCGCGCTCCGCCATGAGCTTCGCCCAGTGCGCGGCGTGACGCTCCTCGGCGTCGG
This window encodes:
- a CDS encoding VIT1/CCC1 transporter family protein → MRTSERTDPEVARFWELWADELAGAALYRALAERAGENRREILMELADAEERHAAHWAKLMAERGMTEPRRPRLPFRVRVLSMLARRFGADAILPLVLRLEAADAAKYEDIAEAPDSMARQERSHGKTVSALVGGPTGARIARAEGRHRVGAAGALRAGVFGFNDGLVSNLSLVMGVAGGTQGDSRFVLLAGVAGLVAGAFSMATGEWISVKSQRELYEREIQMERDELTHFPEEEREELALIYRAKGVDRDEAEALAARLMSRPETALDTLVREELGIDPSDLVSPWTASGSSFAAFALGAFVPVIPFIIGSGAAALMVAAGLSAALLLGVGAAISVFTGRSALRNGARMLLIGAMSAGATYAVGRLIGVNVN